In Lentilactobacillus sp. SPB1-3, the sequence TAGGCACTAGCTTCGACCCCATTAATTGACCTCCAAGGATACATAGCACCACCCTTGAAGCCAAATTGAGTAGATTGCTGTTCCGCAACACTCAGAGTTTCATATCGATACATCAAAATCTTTTTGGCTAATTCCGGATTGGTGTAAATGAAAAATGGCAACATAAAAATCTCAGTGTCCCAGAAATAATGCCCACCATAACCATTTCCAGACAATCCTTTGGCAGGAATGCTAGTGTGTGAATCTTTACCAGCTGATTGATACAACTCAAATAAATTAAATCTCAAACTTAGTTGCACTTCGGGATCGCCATCAATCTCCACATCACTATGTAGCCAAAAAGTTTGCCATACCTGAGCAGACGCCATCAATTCTGATTTAAAACTGGTATTTTTAATGTCTTCATTTAATTTAACCAAATATTGATCAGCATACATCTGAGCGTTAACTAGTGGATATACGGCACCAATTGAGAACAAAAATTCAAATTCTTTTTGTGTACCTTTTTTACCAAAGTAAGTAGCATGGTATCCCCAGTGATTGTTCTCATCTTTAAAGTAAGTTAGCTTAGGACCACTACCATTAAATGTTAATAAGGATCCTTGCTGACTTTTATACGTGGTTAACAAATAACTTGGTTGTTCGTAGCCATCCAAAAAGTCCAATTGCAAATGCCCTTGTGATTCATTGACGCGCACGTCTGACACTGTAGAACTAGTCTTTTGATTGACGTAGTCATGAACCTTGATTACTTCAACTTCATCGTCAAAGTTAATGGGAACGATACCATACTTAATGCCATAAACATTAGCTGCTTCCACGCTAGCAAAGCTCTCAACAATCAGATTAAAGATTTTACCTTGAGGAGTCGTAACGCTAAAAATTTCGTGCAGCATCCCTGTCTGCATATCCATGTTCTTATCGACAGTATCAACTTTGAAATAATTAACCGATGAATCTTCATCCCCAATTTTTATTCGAATATATCTGGGATCACATAGCCGGTTGATAACTTGATCATTAACGGGATAGCCAGTGTATTTTTCACCATACTGGATCTCATAATAATCATAAAATCCATTAATAAATAAACCCGGTGTTCCTCGGTAATTTGGATTGTTTCCTTGGAGTGGGTTTGAGTCTCTAACACCAAAATGTCCATTCGCAACGCTAAAAATCGTTTCTAGATATAACTGTTCTTTTGATTTGAGATTTTGTAAATGGATTTGAAATTCAGGTCGTTGTTCAATTCGCATTTCCATTCTCCTATTTTCTACTTATTTACTTATAAACCTAGTTAACTAACGATTAAAATGCAATGATTTAAGCTTAATTTCAATAAAAAAATCCTTACTAATTAAAGTAAGGATGTCAAAATATATTAAATTTACCAACTAGCCTTTTTAACACCAGGAAGTTGCCCTTCATGAGCTAACTTTCTGAAGTTAAGTCGAGACATGTGGAATTTGCGCATGTATGCATGAGGCCGACCATCAATCTCATCTCGATGATGGATACGTGTTGGTGAAGCATTTCGAGGTAGTTTACTTAATGCGGCATAATCGCCTTTAGCTTTAAGTTCACGTCTAATATCAGCATACTTAGCAACAGTTTTTTCTATTTTGAGTTCTTTTTGAATCTTAGATGTCTTTGCGATGAGTAAGTACCTTCCTTCATAAATAGTATTAATTACCATTTAAATATAACATTAACTTACTTTTTGTCAATAGAAAGTAAAAGATTCATTTGCAGAGTCCTCTGAAATGAATTAATAATGTTAATCCTATATAATATGATTAATTAACATTATAAGTTTTTGAATTAAAGAATTGTTTCCAAAGGAGAAATAAAGTATGAACAATAAATTACTTTCATTTCTGCAAGAAATCAAAGCTCAGGGAAATATGTCAAAAGCTGCCCAGGCACTATTCGTGACACAACCTTACATCAGTCGAGTAATCAAAAACTCTGAAGATCATTTCGGAGTAAAATTGATCAATCGTTCATCTCATCCTCTACAACTAACCTATGCGGGTGAAAGGCTTTTGGATTTCTTACAGGAAGAATCACAGTTACAGGCTAATTTGGATCGTGAAATGACCCACTTATCTCAATTTAAGTACGGGCATTTAACTATCGCTTCCAATGAGGCTGTGTCAAATGATGTTTACAAGCCAATCTTACTCAGATTTTACGAAAAATACCCAGAAATCCACGCACAAGTCATTTCAACTTCCAGTAGCGAAGCCGAACAACGCCTAACTGCTGGGTCCCTTGATTTTTTTGTTGGAGATCCAATTAAAAATCATAAAATTCAGTATTTACCTGTAGCAAATATCCCTTTAACATTAATAATTCCAAGTAATTCTGCAATATATCAACCTGATAAAACATTCGTTGATTTTAGCGACCTAAATCTGTCAAAGATAGCTGATGAATCGTTCATCAGCATTCCAAGAAACAACGCATATCATCGCTTAATTGCTAGTTTTTTAAGTCGCCAAGGCGCATCAGTTGAATACAGTATTGAAGTTCCAGATATTAGTCTTGCAGCTAGCTTAGCGCTCAACAATCTTGGACTTTCGATTATTCCAGAACCTTACGTAAAAAGTATCAAAACCGCATCACTTGATAATTTAAATATTGCTAGAATTCCAAACGAAACCTTAACAGCTGAATTTGGTATTTCCTATGTTAAATCCAATTTAACAGCTGAACCAGTTGATGACTTAGTAAATATCATTTCAAACGTATTTAAGGAAATTACCGCTAAATAAAAAGATTCACCTCACTAAACAGAGGCGAATCTTTTTTATTTATTAATCTTCAGAAACTACATTTTTTAAGTTGGTATTATTCAATAAAATATTTAAGATGACTGCGGTAAAACAGCCAATCACCATTCCGTTACTCATGATAACTTGAACAGATGAAGGTAGGTATTGAAATAGTCCTGGTTGAGTAGTCACACCGATTCCCATTCCGACAGAGATAGCGATAATTAAGAGGTTGCGCATGTTTAAGTCAACGGCAGATAACATCTTAATTCCTTGCGCACCAACCATACCAAACATAATCAGCATTGCGCCACCCAAGACTGAATTAGGAATCAAAGTTGCCACGGCACCAAACTTAGGAATCAATCCCAAAATCATTAACATCCCTGCAGAATAGTAAATGGGAGCTAACTTTTTAATCCCTGACAACTGCACGATACCAACGTTTTGAGAGAAAGTTGAGTATGGGAAGGTATTAAAAATTCCGCCCAAGATTGCGGCGATTCCTTCAGAACGGTATCCGCGAGCTAAATCATCATCAGTTAATTCTCGCTTAGTGATATCTGATAAAGCAAAGTAAACCCCTGTTGATTCAATCATACAGGTCAATGCAGCTAAAATTAGTGTGGCAATTGATGACCATTCGAATTTGGGTGTTGAAAAATAAAATAACTGCGGTAATTGCACCCAATGAGCTTGCCCAACTGAAGCAAAATCAACAGCTCCTAAACTAATCGCTAATAAAGTACCTAAAATAATTCCAATCAAAATCGCAATTTGCTTCATGAATCCACGTGCCCAAATATTAAGCACAATAATGACTAATGCGGTAAATGAACCAATCAACAAATGTTGCGGATCTCCAAAAGCCTTAGCAGTTGGATCACCTCCGCCGATATTTTGAAAAGCTACTGGCATTAAAGTAAAACCAATCAAAGTGATTAATGAACCGGTAACAACTGGTGGAAAATACTTGCGCAATTTAGCGAATTGCTTGGAAATCAGTAAGATAAATAGTCCCGCAACGATAATACCACCATACATATATCCTAAACCAAAGTTCTTACCAATCGATTGCAGTGGTGCCACATATTCGATAGCACATCCTAGCACGACCGGTAACCCAATGCCCGTAATTGGTGTTCGCCTAATTTGCAATAAAGTGGCGACACCACACATGAAGATATCCATTGAAACTAAGTATGTCATTTGCATGGCATTAAATCCTAGTGCGGTTCCGATTAGCAGCGGAACTAAAATATCTCCTGAATACATTGCCAATAAATGTTGTAATCCAAGAAGTGCGTTCCGAAGTTGTGAATCTGATTTGGGACTCGATACTTTATCCATTAGCTTCCACCTTTTCTACATCTTTTAAATTACGTTTAATCTTAACATCTGAATTCGTCTTTCACAACCTAAATCTTAATATTAAACGTTTTCAAAACAAATTCGTTCGTATTTAAAGGGTTTAAAAGTATTTGAGGCTAACATTATTCTATATTATGAGGTGCAAATGTAATGAAATAAAAAAATCGCCTGACTATTTAGAAATAATCAGACGATTTTTATTAATATAATTTACTTTTTAGTACCAACCATGTGATAACCAATGACGCTTGGCATTTACCCAACTACCATAACGGTTACTTACGTAACGATCAGCAGTCTTTTCTTGGTTAGCCTTTGAGTAATCACCATGTAAGTATGATGATGATAATTGATAACGACCAATATATTGTCCATTACGAGCACGATATGAACCACGTGATTCACGATAAGCAATCCATTCTTTAGCTTGCTTATTAGCTTTTGACAAGTTTGATTTGTATACTTTACTGGTCTTTGCGCTGGCTACTTCTGGAGTCACAACGCTTTCGAATGTGCCAAACAAAGTTAAGGCACTCATTAAAACAACAACTAATTTCTTGAAATTCATAAAAATAATTTTCTCCCTTAAGTTATTCAACGAGTACTAACTTACAATATTGGAATTACAACCAAGTATCTAAAAAGTTACATATATATTAATCATTGACGAAAATACGTAATATTCACGACATATAAGCAACTAATATCCGGTCAAACTCGCATTTAACAACGATATTTCCTATAATTAAGGCGATATTAATTTATTTTGGAGGGATATTATGAGTGACCAATTTAACGACATTACTAAAGAAGGTTATCAAATAATCGAACAAGAAATTGCTAATTTAAAAGCATCCCGCCCTGCCAAAATCAAAGCGTTAGCTGATGCGCGTGCTTTGGGAGACCTTTCCGAAAATGCTGAATACAGCTCTGCTAAGCGTGATTTACGCCATCTTGAAAGTCGTTTACGTTTTCTAACCAAGCAATTACAATATGCCAGAATTTACGAACCTAGTGACCAAGATATCGTCGAGATAGGCAAAACTGTTACCTTTGAGTTCACTGATACTCATGAGATTGATAGTTATCAAATCGTTGGCACTCCAGAAGTTGATATCGATCATGACAAAATATCCATTGCTTCGCCGATCGGTAAAGCTTTATTAGGTCACAAAACTGGTGACACAGTCAGCGTGACTGCACCAAACTCTGAATATCAAATTACCATTATAAAAATCACACTTAACGGAGGATAAAAATGTCTCAGTATTTTCAAGTTATCATGACGGCCGCTACGTCGTTTCCATTTATCGCATTCCTACTTACGTTTCCGGTCTTGCTGATTAACTATCATCGCTATGGTTCCATTTCTAAATGGAGCATCTTCATGACGTATACATTCATATTTTATTTAATGTGTGCGTACTTCCTAATAATCTTGCCATTGCCCCCATTGAGCTATGTTGAACATCTCACGACCCCTCGATATAACTTAAGACCATTTGTATTTATTTTAGAGTTCATTAGGGACAATCCATTATCTTTATTTCATCCGCGCACTTGGTTGCCAGCGATTGAAGCCCCAACTGTAATTCAGCCATTATTCAATATCTTTTTGACAGTTCCATTCGGTTTTTACCTTCGTAATTATTTCCACCGCGGAATCAAGCAAACTTTACTATTATCATTTTGTTTGTCCTTATTCTTTGAATTAACCCAATTAAGCGGCCTCTACGGAATCTATCCGCGTCCCTACAGACTATTTGATGTTGATGATTTAATGTTAAACACCTTGGGTGGTGTAGTGGGTTACTTGGTAGCCAAACCACTTGTTAAATGGTTACCGTCAAAAGAAAGAATCTTGCAGACCGCCTCGGTCCGGTCACAAACTGTTTCAATTTTTCGAAGAGCAGTTGGATTTGGTTGCGACATAATCACATTATTTATGACAATGTTATTGATCAACCTATTTCCGGTCTTCAGCAAAGCCACTAGTGAAATTGCCATTGTTTTAGCAATTATCGTGCCACAAATTATATGGCAAAAAAGTTTAGGGATGGCTTTGGTCCGCATCAAAGTTACTAATGCCATTGGTAATAGACCTCAGTGGTGGCAAATTGTCGTCCGCAACTTACTGGCCTATGGTGTTACTGGAGGTCTGATAATGATTGAACTGCAATTAATGGATTCCGATATCGCGATTTCTGCCACGCACCTGAGTTGGATTCATATATTGATTATCGGGTTAACGATTCCGATTCTCTTAATTATCATTGATTTTATAATGGAGATGTTTTCGAAAACGCACCAGCTATATTTTGAACGATTCAGTGGTACCGATACTCGGAACACATATGAAAATTAAACTATAAAAAGCCAGTCCACAGATTAATCTGTGGACTGGCTTTATTTATCATAGAAACTATTTTGTAAACATCTTTTTAATTCCCGAAATAACGAACGTTGGAATCGCTGATATGATAATGATTCCTACATATAGTGAAACTGTCAACGGAGCAGTTCCCATAACTTCATTGAAGAACGGAATTAAAGTAACTAATACCGATGAAGTTGCAGCAAAACCAACTGCATACGTCAATCGTGAATTTGAAAATGGATTTCTGTCATATAACGTCTTAGCACTTCTAGCGTCATAAACATGCCACAATTGGCCAAAGACTAATGTTAAGAATGCGATAGTTTGCGATTCAGCGACTGAATATCCGCTACTTGCGGCCCAAAGGAATGCTGCGAACACCAAACCACCCATGACGGTTCCTCTAAATAGCACGCGTCGGAGCATTCCGTTAGCTAAAATCGATTGGCTAGTATCTCTAGGAGCACTGGTCATCATGTTAGCTTCGGCCTCATCATACCCAAGAGCAAATGATGGCATTGAATCACTAACCATGTTGACCCACAACACCATTAACGCTGTTAACGTTGGGGTCACAGCTGATACTTCCCCAATCGTAGTATTGATCAACACTACTCCAAGTAATAGTGACAATACTTCGGCCACATTAGTTGTTAATTCGTGACGCATAAAGTTCAAAATGTTGCTGAAAATCGTTCGGCCAGATTCAACCGACGCTTCAATAGTCGTGAATTTATCATCCAACAAAATCAAATCGGCTGCGTCTTTAGTAACTTCAGTGCCATTGATTCCCATTGCGATTCCAATGTCTGCAGCCTTTAAAGCTGGAGCATCATTGATCCCATCACCGGTCATCCCGACAACTTGATGTTCACGTTGTAATTGTTGAACGATTCGTTGTTTGTGTTCAGGGGATACTCTGGCATAGACCCGAGTATCTAAAACTTTGCTCTTTAATTCATCATCGCTCATTGCTTCGATCTCACTACCAACGATCACATTTGCATTATCGTCTTTGATAATGCCTAAACGTTTGGCAATCGCCTTAGCAGTAGCCGCATGGTCACCGGTGATCATAACCACTTTGACTGAGGCCCCATCTAATTTACTGATGGCAGCTTTAACCTCTTCACGTGGCGGATCGATAATGCCGGCAATTCCTAAGAAGCAAAGGTCTTGTTCCAATTCTTCTGCAGAACCGTGTAAAGCCTGTTCTTCAGACACTTCGCGTTGTGTTAATGCAATCGTTCTTAGTGCATCATCCGCGAAGCCTAAGATTGTTTGATCAACTTCTGTGGCGATTTCTTGATAATCCACTTGCTTACCGTCCACTAACGCACTGGTAGTTTTAGTTGCCACTACATCAGGAGCACCCTTAGTTAAACTGTAGAATTTATCATCTTCTTTGATAACAACCGTCATCATTTTTCTAGTACTGTCAAAAGGAATAACTCTCAATACATCAATGTCTCGATCAGTTTCCTTTTCCATTAAACGGTCTCTAGTAAAACCAGCCTTTTGAGCCATTACGACCAACGAAACATCAGTTGGGTTACCAAATGGACGCCAATTCTGATTTTCATCAGGTTTGATTTCAGCTTCATTGTTAAGGGCCGCTACTTCGAAGAACCTGCGGTACTCATCAGAAGATTCGACGACTTTACAATCCTCGTCTAAGATATCTCCGACGGGAGTATAGCCATTCCCTTCAACGTAAAATTTATGGCGATTAGTATAAAATCTAGTAACCGTCATTTCATTTTTAGTCAACGTCCCAGTTTTGTCAGAAGCAACGTATGTCGTTGCTCCCAAAGTCTCCACACTACTAAGTGACTTAACTAATCCTTTTGATTTAGCAAGTAACTTGGCACCAACAGTTAGCACAATGGATAGCACAACGGGCATGGCATCTGGAATCGAAGCCACCGCAATAGCAATTGCAGTCGATGATATCCCAGCGATATCTGAAATCGTAATCGTACCCATATTCATAAATTGTTTAGTTAATTCAAACCCAACCGTGAAGACAATTATCCCACCAGCAATCAGCATTAATTTCTTACTTAAATCAAACACTGATTTTTCGATAGGTGTCTTTTGATCATCAGCCGATGTCATTAAATCAGCAATCTTACCAAGTTCTGTATCCATACCAGTAGCCACGATCACACCAATTCCGTTACCATTAACCACCATGGAACCGGAGAATCCCATGTTAGTCCGGTCGGCTAATTCTGTGTCATCATCAAGTGCATCAATGGTTTTATCAACAGCATCCGATTCACCTGTTAGTTGTGATTCATCAACTTGTAACTCAGCAGTTTTAAAGAAACGCATATCGCCTTCAATAAAATCACCAGACTTAACGCTAACAATATCCCCAGGAACTAGTTCATCAGTTTGAATTGAAGACCAACTTCCATCCCGCAGGACGTTTAAGTGTGGTTGGCGCATATCTCGCAACGCATCTAAAGATTTCTGTGCGCTTCTAGTTTGATGAAATGTTAACCCACCATTAATAAAAATGATGATTAAGATAGCCACTGCTTCATATAATGAAGCAACCGCATGTTCAGAATTTCCTGAATTAAATTCATAAAACGAGCTAAGAAACGCAATAACAACTGCCACCATCAAGATAATAATTAATGGTTCTTTGAAGCTTTCCAGAAACATTGCTATCGCAGATTTACTTTTATTTTGGGTAATTTCATTTGGACCGTAAGAATCTATTCGTTTACTTGCTTCAGTATTTGTTAGCCCAGTAGATCTGTTTGTACCAAGCTCTGAGATAACTGAATCCGTACTTTTGGAATACCAGTTCATATAAACCCCTCCATTTATTTCGATAATCAATCTGTTATTAAAATGATAACAAATCTACCAAATCATGTCATGGATTATCAACCGGAACTTCTTTGATAACTGCTGGTAAAACTTTTCTTTATGTAAAGAAAAAAGCTTAAGAACAATGTTCTTAAGCCATATTAATCTTTAATTTTATTTCGACGATAGCGATAGTAGATGGTAAACCCAACTACAACGATGGCAACAATCAATATGATTACTAACCACCCGTCGACAATATTTAAAATTTGTTGCCAAGCCTGACCAGCATAGTGGCCGATCAAAATTAAAACTGTGTTCCAAATTAGGGTTCCCAGAATAGTAAAACCACTAAATTTAATGAATGGATAGTTAACCATCCCAGCAGGAATTGAAATTAAGCTACGGACCACTGGCACACAACGACCAAATAAAATGGCCTTGCCACCGTATTTAGAAAAAAAACGAGCGGCTTTTTCAATATCGCCGCTTTTTAAATGGATGATTTTACCAACCCTACCAGACACAATTTTTTCTAACTGTTGAACACTCAACAACCGGCCAACGCCATATAAAGCAACTGCACCAATATATGCGCCGACCGTGGCAGCAATAATCGTCCCACCAATATTTAGCTCACTAGAAAGAGTTAGGTACCCAGCAAATACTAGGACCAATTCTGAAGGGATTGGTGGAAAAATATTTTCTAAGGCAATGAGAAAAATAATTCCCCAATAACCATATTGATTAATCAATTCGATAATTTGAGTTTGGCTCACTAATAGTCTCCCTCTTGTCATTTTAATTTGTAATTATAGCATATCTAATTAATAAAAAACTTCCACGACAACTCAATTAAATACGACTATAATTAGAACTTGAAAGGACTGATATATTTGAAAACAATCAAACTTGGTAACACTAATTTTGAAGCTTCTCAAATCGCTCTAGGAATCATGAGAATGGCTGGTCTTGAAACCAGCAAGGCTGCTGATGCAATTAATGCCGCAGTTGATACGGGTATTAATTACATTGACTCTGCCGATATTTACGGTGATGGTCAATCAGAAACCAAATTCAAAGAAGCCCTCAAACAGACGAATATTAGTCGTGACAAATTATTCATCCAATCAAAGGGTGGCATCGTACTTGATCCAAAAAGAAGTCACGATGGCTTAGTATTTGGTGCTCGTTACGATTTTTCTAAACAACATATCATTGACTCAGTCGATGGAATCCTTGAAAGATTAGGTGTCGATTACTTAGATTCATTCCTACTTCACCGTCCAGATCCATTGATGGAAGAAGCAGACATTTCTGACGCCTTTGATACTTTACAACGCGAAGGAAAAGTTCGTCACTTCGGTGTTTCAAACTTTAACCCTCTACAAGTTGAATTAGTTCAATCTTGGGTCAGCCAACGATTGATCATTAACCAACTGCAATTTAACGTTGTTCATTCTGGAATGGTAACCTCTGGGATGCACACTAACATGATCGATGACGGTAGTATTGACCACGATGGTGGTTTATTAGAATATTCTCGTCGCAAACACATGACGATTCAAGCATGGTCACCATTTAACTATGGCTTGTTTGACGGCATGTACATTAACGACCCTAAGTACTCTGAACTTAACGACAAGTTACAAGAACTTGCTGATAAGTATGGTGTTTCTAAGAACGCTATCGCAGTTGCTTGGATCGTTCGTCACCCTGCTCAAATCCAAGTATTACTTGGAACTATGAATCCTGAACATATCGTTGATAGTGCTAAGGGTGCTGATATAGAATTAACTAAGCAGGAATGGTATGATCTATACTTTGCTGCTGGTAATTATTTACCATAGGATTTTATAATTAATCCGTGAATGGCTAAGAGCTGATTTAATAGGCTCTTAGCCTTTTTTAGTTATTGCTGGTCCCGTAGTTTGCTGGTATGGTTAATTAAGCATATTTATTAAGGGGAATCATCATGGCAAAGAAACGTAATTCTTATCGTAAACGAACAACTCAAGGCACCCTTGGCGCCATCGTCATCTTAATTATAGTCTGGTTACTAAACGGCATGCCTGGCGGTGATTTGTTCAATAATTCATCAACTGAACAGGCCAACCGTGCCTCTGTAGAATCAACAAGCAAGTTGGCCAACCTGACATTTAAATCAGGTGATGATAGTGTGGTTTATATTAACCATGACCATGCCACACTTAATCCTAATGACTGGCAGACGAACAAAGTTGATTATCAAAACCTTGATAGTTACAACAGAACCAGTAACGCCAACGTGGCTTACTTGGAAAATAGCAACCTTGCGTCAGATAGCAATCGACAACGTCAATACGTCAAACCAACTGCTTGGCACCAAAAGTTCGTTGATGGTGACCCAATTATCAATCGTGGCCATTTAATTGCTTACTCATTATCGGGTGGCATCAATTCAGACGGTCAATATACCCACACAAATGTTGGTGATCAAAATAATCCTAAAAATTTGTTCACACAGACTGCATTTTCAAATCAAAAAATCCAAACGATTTATGAACAGAAAGTCCGACAGGCATTATATGATCACAAACGAGTAATCTTTTATGCTCGGCCAATCTTTAGGGGCTCTGAGTTAATGGCTCGTGGCATCCATCTACAGGCTGTCAGCACCGACAAAAGTTTAGATTTCAACGTTTATTTGTTTAACGTGCAACCTAAAGTCCAGTTCGATTATCAAACTGGGCGTTCTACAATTGATCGAAATTTCAAAGTTGCTGAACCAACTAATTAACTAAAATAAAAATGCTGCAATGTTTTGCATGAGGCTCATTTGGAGCGCCAGCAAAATTTTGCAGCATTTTTTATGATCAATCATTAAGCCCTTTGTGCACCATCAACAACGAATTCGGCTCCATTAGCAAACTTAGATTCATCACTACCTAAGTAAACACAGATTTCACCGATATCCTTTGGTTCACCCATGTGACCCATGGGAATCGTGCTAATGATTTGTTCTTTATAATTATCAGGAATGATATTAGTATCAATCCAACCTGGATGAACTGAGTTCACACGGATGTTTACCTTTTGTTGAGCAAGTTGTAAAGCAGTCGCATGAGTCAATAATCTAGTACCACCCTTAGTGGCTGAGTAAGCTGGATTCAATGGCAAGCCAACTAAACCAGCAACTGATGAAACGTTGATGATTGAACCATTACCATTGTTAGAATCCTTCATGGCTTTGATACCATATTTTTCACCTAAGAAGTTACCGGTTAAATTAATATCAATAATTTTTTGCCAATCTTCAAGTGACTGGTCCTCAATTTTAGAATTAGTACCACCAATTCCGGCATTATTGACCAAGATATCTACTTTACCGAATTTTTCGATGGTCTTAGCAATTGTGTTTTTCCAAGAGTCTTCATCGGCCACATCTTGTTGAACAAACAATGCCTTGTCATCACCGAATTTTTCAACAGCTTTCTTACCACCATCAACATTATGGTTAGCAGTCAAAACAACTTTGGCGCCTTCACGGACGTAACATTCTGCGATACCTAAACCGATACCAGCAACACCACCGGTAATAATTGCTACTTTATCTTTTAATCTATCCATAATTTATCCATCCCTTCAGCACAATATAAAACGTTTACAAGATTAGTATAGAGATGAAATTTTCAAATAACAATTAATACATCTTGAAATTATTTCCGTACTAAAACTCACAAACGTCGTTTGATGATAAAATTAATTGACCGATTCAATTATTAAGGAGTAAACACATGCCAACAATTACATCGATTATGAGAACTCAAGCTGAGGATCTTTGGAATAAGAGTTTCAACCATCCTTTTA encodes:
- a CDS encoding VanZ family protein, with translation MSQYFQVIMTAATSFPFIAFLLTFPVLLINYHRYGSISKWSIFMTYTFIFYLMCAYFLIILPLPPLSYVEHLTTPRYNLRPFVFILEFIRDNPLSLFHPRTWLPAIEAPTVIQPLFNIFLTVPFGFYLRNYFHRGIKQTLLLSFCLSLFFELTQLSGLYGIYPRPYRLFDVDDLMLNTLGGVVGYLVAKPLVKWLPSKERILQTASVRSQTVSIFRRAVGFGCDIITLFMTMLLINLFPVFSKATSEIAIVLAIIVPQIIWQKSLGMALVRIKVTNAIGNRPQWWQIVVRNLLAYGVTGGLIMIELQLMDSDIAISATHLSWIHILIIGLTIPILLIIIDFIMEMFSKTHQLYFERFSGTDTRNTYEN
- a CDS encoding LysR family transcriptional regulator produces the protein MNNKLLSFLQEIKAQGNMSKAAQALFVTQPYISRVIKNSEDHFGVKLINRSSHPLQLTYAGERLLDFLQEESQLQANLDREMTHLSQFKYGHLTIASNEAVSNDVYKPILLRFYEKYPEIHAQVISTSSSEAEQRLTAGSLDFFVGDPIKNHKIQYLPVANIPLTLIIPSNSAIYQPDKTFVDFSDLNLSKIADESFISIPRNNAYHRLIASFLSRQGASVEYSIEVPDISLAASLALNNLGLSIIPEPYVKSIKTASLDNLNIARIPNETLTAEFGISYVKSNLTAEPVDDLVNIISNVFKEITAK
- a CDS encoding glycoside hydrolase family 65 protein, whose protein sequence is MRIEQRPEFQIHLQNLKSKEQLYLETIFSVANGHFGVRDSNPLQGNNPNYRGTPGLFINGFYDYYEIQYGEKYTGYPVNDQVINRLCDPRYIRIKIGDEDSSVNYFKVDTVDKNMDMQTGMLHEIFSVTTPQGKIFNLIVESFASVEAANVYGIKYGIVPINFDDEVEVIKVHDYVNQKTSSTVSDVRVNESQGHLQLDFLDGYEQPSYLLTTYKSQQGSLLTFNGSGPKLTYFKDENNHWGYHATYFGKKGTQKEFEFLFSIGAVYPLVNAQMYADQYLVKLNEDIKNTSFKSELMASAQVWQTFWLHSDVEIDGDPEVQLSLRFNLFELYQSAGKDSHTSIPAKGLSGNGYGGHYFWDTEIFMLPFFIYTNPELAKKILMYRYETLSVAEQQSTQFGFKGGAMYPWRSINGVEASAYWPAGTAQIHIDADIAYAIEQYYEVTGDDDFLDNYGYEIIVETARFYMEWGNFAKINDQRRFVINRVTGPDEYSAVVDNNYFTNKMVKFNFRMVQKYAKRFENTELSKRLGLSPKELNRIKEAADLMYLPFDNEKKVKLQDQNFKQMNKLDLSKIDNNDFPLLLHYHPLMLYRSQVNKQADTILADVLFPSGYSEDELMRDFDFYEPITTHDSSLSQAVFAIAAARVGKQDQSYNFFSQAIQTDILNSHHNTANGIHAGSLGAAWEGVFYGFAGVINNAGTFTMNPKLPARWNSVKFRIFLYDSEYIFTIYEHEVHVSLLSGTGTTITIAGAKCDLDNESPEQVVKY
- the greA gene encoding transcription elongation factor GreA is translated as MSDQFNDITKEGYQIIEQEIANLKASRPAKIKALADARALGDLSENAEYSSAKRDLRHLESRLRFLTKQLQYARIYEPSDQDIVEIGKTVTFEFTDTHEIDSYQIVGTPEVDIDHDKISIASPIGKALLGHKTGDTVSVTAPNSEYQITIIKITLNGG
- a CDS encoding nucleobase:cation symporter-2 family protein, encoding MDKVSSPKSDSQLRNALLGLQHLLAMYSGDILVPLLIGTALGFNAMQMTYLVSMDIFMCGVATLLQIRRTPITGIGLPVVLGCAIEYVAPLQSIGKNFGLGYMYGGIIVAGLFILLISKQFAKLRKYFPPVVTGSLITLIGFTLMPVAFQNIGGGDPTAKAFGDPQHLLIGSFTALVIIVLNIWARGFMKQIAILIGIILGTLLAISLGAVDFASVGQAHWVQLPQLFYFSTPKFEWSSIATLILAALTCMIESTGVYFALSDITKRELTDDDLARGYRSEGIAAILGGIFNTFPYSTFSQNVGIVQLSGIKKLAPIYYSAGMLMILGLIPKFGAVATLIPNSVLGGAMLIMFGMVGAQGIKMLSAVDLNMRNLLIIAISVGMGIGVTTQPGLFQYLPSSVQVIMSNGMVIGCFTAVILNILLNNTNLKNVVSED
- the rpsN gene encoding 30S ribosomal protein S14, which produces MAKTSKIQKELKIEKTVAKYADIRRELKAKGDYAALSKLPRNASPTRIHHRDEIDGRPHAYMRKFHMSRLNFRKLAHEGQLPGVKKASW
- a CDS encoding aggregation promoting factor surface protein, with the protein product MNFKKLVVVLMSALTLFGTFESVVTPEVASAKTSKVYKSNLSKANKQAKEWIAYRESRGSYRARNGQYIGRYQLSSSYLHGDYSKANQEKTADRYVSNRYGSWVNAKRHWLSHGWY